A genome region from Holosporales bacterium includes the following:
- a CDS encoding amino acid permease — protein MKSAKTIGLWSATALVAGNIIGAGAYMLPSLLAPYGKWGLVGWLIAGIGAVALALVFAQMANWVPTASGPYSYTKLVFGDFVGFQVAFGYWFVCSAGNALLVFTIIGYMSVFVPALKSDHDLALIISLVLIWGATIINVIGIKFASAVQVCITILKLIPLALFAVLGLFFFSPDVFCQAPLSANTTTWEAMSSTTSVALLSFLGLESATIPAGETHNPQKTIPRATILGVLIALFVYVLGTIVIMGSIPQTVLAKSLAPYVDSCRVLFGETAAKLMGIMGIIGCIGTLNGWVLLQGQAPLTAAREGLLPAVFMRVNKNGVPVFSLVLGSVMMSVVAVVYYSYNLLKQVEYIGLLNVFTAVVPYLYVSIAAGIFAKKMRSKISIGHFRTIVALSAVAFIFSFWVIAGFSAETVFWGMMWFLVGIPLYLFIGKTKSRTGLSGN, from the coding sequence ATGAAATCCGCCAAGACTATAGGCCTTTGGTCGGCAACAGCTTTAGTTGCCGGCAATATCATTGGAGCAGGTGCTTATATGCTGCCTTCGCTATTGGCCCCCTATGGTAAATGGGGGCTTGTAGGCTGGCTTATTGCGGGTATTGGTGCGGTTGCCTTAGCCTTGGTATTTGCCCAAATGGCCAATTGGGTTCCGACCGCCAGTGGTCCTTACAGCTATACTAAGCTTGTTTTTGGCGATTTTGTTGGGTTTCAAGTGGCATTTGGCTACTGGTTTGTGTGTTCGGCAGGAAATGCACTGCTTGTGTTTACTATTATCGGTTATATGTCCGTATTTGTACCGGCATTAAAAAGTGACCATGACTTGGCGTTAATTATCAGCTTAGTGTTAATATGGGGCGCCACAATCATTAACGTCATCGGTATTAAATTCGCATCTGCGGTCCAAGTATGTATCACAATTCTTAAGCTGATCCCATTGGCCTTGTTTGCGGTTCTTGGTCTATTTTTTTTCAGTCCAGACGTATTCTGTCAGGCCCCTTTATCCGCAAATACCACAACATGGGAGGCAATGTCATCGACAACCTCTGTAGCCTTACTGTCGTTCTTGGGGCTTGAATCAGCAACCATCCCGGCTGGCGAGACGCATAATCCCCAGAAAACGATTCCAAGAGCGACAATCTTAGGCGTATTAATTGCTTTGTTTGTGTACGTACTTGGGACAATTGTGATAATGGGATCCATACCACAAACGGTTTTGGCAAAGTCACTAGCCCCATATGTCGACTCTTGCCGCGTACTTTTTGGTGAAACGGCTGCAAAATTGATGGGAATCATGGGGATAATTGGCTGCATAGGTACGCTTAATGGTTGGGTTTTACTTCAGGGACAGGCTCCATTAACCGCAGCACGCGAGGGCCTACTGCCTGCCGTGTTTATGCGTGTCAATAAAAATGGGGTTCCTGTCTTCAGCCTTGTTTTAGGCAGTGTGATGATGAGTGTAGTCGCCGTTGTATACTACTCTTACAATCTATTAAAACAGGTTGAATATATCGGCCTGCTGAATGTTTTTACGGCTGTTGTGCCTTACCTTTATGTATCGATTGCGGCTGGCATTTTTGCAAAAAAGATGCGCAGCAAGATATCCATCGGCCACTTCAGGACAATCGTAGCTCTGTCGGCAGTCGCTTTTATATTCAGCTTTTGGGTAATTGCGGGCTTTTCGGCGGAAACCGTATTTTGGGGTATGATGTGGTTTTTGGTCGGCATTCCTCTATATCTGTTTATCGGTAAAACAAAGTCAAGGACTGGCTTAAGCGGTAACTGA